A stretch of Stenotrophomonas indicatrix DNA encodes these proteins:
- a CDS encoding Maf family nucleotide pyrophosphatase — protein sequence MLYLASRSPRRNQLLARLGHPFQALDLEVVEQRAASESAQDYVCRVAADKARAGLARVLADDPQARVLGSDTEVVLDGEVFGKPADAADARAMLARLAGRTHQVMTAVVVVDARGLDSELVVSEVTFAAIESADIAAYVATGEPLDKAGAYAIQGGAERWIEHLSGSYSGVMGLPLLHTDRLLARCGVLAPTADAAREAADV from the coding sequence ATGCTCTATCTTGCTTCCCGCTCCCCCCGACGCAACCAGCTGCTGGCCCGACTCGGACACCCTTTCCAGGCGTTGGACCTGGAGGTCGTCGAGCAGCGCGCGGCCTCTGAAAGTGCCCAGGACTATGTCTGCCGGGTCGCCGCCGACAAGGCGCGCGCCGGCCTGGCACGGGTGCTGGCCGATGACCCGCAGGCGCGGGTGCTGGGCTCGGATACCGAAGTGGTGCTCGATGGCGAAGTATTCGGCAAGCCGGCCGACGCCGCCGACGCGCGGGCGATGCTGGCACGGCTGGCCGGGCGCACCCATCAGGTGATGACCGCCGTGGTGGTGGTGGACGCGCGCGGGCTGGACAGCGAACTGGTTGTTTCCGAGGTCACCTTCGCCGCCATCGAGTCCGCCGACATCGCTGCCTACGTCGCCACCGGCGAGCCGCTGGACAAGGCGGGTGCCTATGCCATCCAGGGCGGTGCCGAGCGCTGGATCGAACACCTTTCCGGCAGCTACTCCGGTGTCATGGGGCTGCCGTTGCTGCATACCGATCGTCTGCTGGCCCGCTGCGGCGTGCTGGCCCCAACTGCTGATGCCGCCAGGGAGGCTGCCGATGTCTGA